A genome region from Scyliorhinus canicula chromosome 16, sScyCan1.1, whole genome shotgun sequence includes the following:
- the LOC119950837 gene encoding uncharacterized protein LOC119950837 isoform X2 → MLVSGSRKDSPSIDELEQSLSELKVQVKGLTETLNPELLTQYKKIGESESIFRSSGKSSDWLASTDGTLLEGDLGGQATNPDESDWFLRPRHLVQSLGRYPAPEDHGVPLRSMSPVDRVVGLTGSELSSRNYGRSTISPVDIAYRASFPLRMGAPHVIGVKALLPPQIPVRPQSPEITRSSFLRDRPQTLRRLRSIRSRSLSPASKRSRWQQSRSQSPKPVWRPSSAKVNACGKPPPPINRQRSGSKKMTSNRLTRSYSCRPGVFNSSSQLVPSQSLDDNLWTTYSCAAPAVSSLSSQEISERFLQSLADGDVRQSLVEMSPYQQELSHLRLQRLRVEEELLLEIKRQQELERIRGPQPKWYEMKGSRFHYEAHKNNELLRNSNDWQSLFNYREDLLSASKDFTPNGCHRNPDSA, encoded by the exons ATGCTTGTGTCTGGCAGCAGGAAAGACAGTCCCAGCATTGATGAGTTGGAACAAAGTTTAAGTGAACTGAAGGTACAGGTAAAAGGCCTGACTGAGACTCTGAACCCTGAATTATTGACACAGTACAAGAAGATAGGAGAATCGGAGAGCATCTTTAGATCCAGTGGCAAAAGCAGTGACTGGCTAGCCTCAACTGATGGGACATTGCTTGAGGGGGATCTTGGTGGACAAGCAACAAATCCTGATGAATCGGATTGGTTTTTGAGGCCGAGGCATTTAGTGCAGTCATTGGGCCGATATCCAGCGCCTGAAGACCATGGTGTTCCTCTTCGCTCCATGTCACCAGTTGATCGAGTGGTGGGTCTCACTGGGAGCGAGCTCTCCAGCAGAAATTACGGACGTTCCACCATCTCGCCTGTGGACATTGCCTACAGAGCAAGCTTTCCGTTGAGGATGGGTGCACCGCATGTAATTGGAGTGAAAGCTCTTCTTCCTCCTCAGATTCCTGTCCGACCGCAATCTCCTGAAATAACCAGATCATCATTTCTCCGAGACCGACCTCAGACTCTCAGACGCCTGAGAAGCATCCGATCACGATCTCTGTCCCCAGCTTCTAAAAGAAGCCGTTGGCAGCAGTCCCGCTCCCAGTCTCCCAAACCCGTGTGGAGACCAAGTTCTGCTAAAGTAAATGCATGTGGGAAGCCCCCTCCACCCATTAACAGGCAGAGGTCAGGAAGCAAGAAGATGACTTCCAACAGACTCACCCGATCATATTCCTGTAGACCAGGAGTGTTCAACTCGAGCTCCCAACTTGTGCCCAGTCAGAGCCTGGATGACAACTTGTGGACTACGTACAGTTGTGCAGCTCCAGCTGTGTCATCTCTTTCATCTCAGGAAATCAGTGAAAG GTTCCTGCAGTCGCTGGCAGATGGCGATGTCAGACAATCATTGGTGGAAATGTCTCCGTACCAACAAGAACTCTCTCATCTGAGGCTGCAACGCCTCCGTGTAGAGGAAGAGTTACTCCTGGAGATAAAACGGCAACAAGAACTGGAGAGAATCCGGGGCCCACAGCCCAAGTG GTATGAAATGAAAGGATCTCGCTTCCATTATGAAGCTCACAAGAACAATGAACTGCTCCGAAACAGCAATGACTGGCAGTCTCTGTTCAACTATCGGGAAGATCTGCTCTCTGCGTCCAAGGACTTCACACCAAATGGCTGTCACAGAAATCCAGATTCTGCGTGA